The following coding sequences are from one Mesorhizobium terrae window:
- a CDS encoding cytochrome c3 family protein, which yields MAQVFSRNADGIARFALGGVLLMTVILCVAGTAWLRSGFANGVGEAIAQPVPFSHKHHVGELGIDCRYCHNGVETSASAGLPATEVCMTCHSQLYTNAAMLAPVRKSLVSGKPLHWQRVNSVPDFVFFNHSIHVAKGVACETCHGEVDEMPLMEKAHSLSMEWCLGCHRDLEPNLRPPQDVFLLHWKPPDDIEDIRRKLVGVLGIHPETMTDCYVCHR from the coding sequence ATGGCGCAGGTCTTTTCCAGAAATGCCGACGGTATTGCGCGCTTCGCGCTAGGAGGTGTCCTTCTTATGACAGTCATCCTGTGCGTCGCGGGCACCGCATGGCTGCGGTCCGGGTTCGCGAACGGGGTCGGCGAAGCGATCGCGCAGCCCGTCCCGTTCAGCCACAAGCACCATGTCGGCGAACTCGGCATCGACTGCCGCTATTGCCATAACGGCGTGGAGACCTCGGCCTCGGCCGGTCTGCCGGCGACGGAAGTCTGCATGACTTGCCATTCGCAGCTCTACACGAATGCGGCGATGCTGGCGCCAGTGCGGAAGAGCCTTGTCAGCGGCAAACCTCTGCATTGGCAACGCGTCAATTCGGTTCCCGACTTCGTTTTCTTCAATCATTCCATCCACGTCGCCAAGGGCGTCGCCTGCGAAACCTGCCACGGCGAAGTGGACGAGATGCCGCTGATGGAAAAGGCGCATTCGCTGTCGATGGAATGGTGCCTCGGATGCCACCGCGATCTGGAACCCAATCTCAGGCCGCCGCAGGACGTTTTCCTGCTGCACTGGAAACCACCGGACGACATCGAGGATATCCGCAGAAAACTGGTCGGCGTCCTCGGCATCCATCCCGAAACCATGACGGATTGCTATGTCTGCCACCGCTGA
- a CDS encoding membrane-bound PQQ-dependent dehydrogenase, glucose/quinate/shikimate family — protein MADQTRTETSPNGGVAYWWTMFVGALLVLLGVLIGAGGAWLIALGGSWYYLPAGVALLVCGIFLLRRNIAGVWLYVLTWVATLIWAYWEVGMDGWGLMPRTLAPTVILVFVLLTLPLFGEGSKRRYANGAYAAASIAVLVLAGAAGLDHFTTQAQSQEAAPAQPAASAAPVAPAVPTQPTQADAMKAADTAIHKPGDDWPVYGGSELARRYSPLEQITADNVSKLTKVWTFHTGDMPDAAAKDEYSPENTPLEIGGHLFACSAKGIVMSVDAATGKEEWRYDPKVSDDAIPYGATCRGVAYYAVPDASAEQPCGRRIEWGTLDARLIAVDARTGKLCEDFGDRGVVDLNQGIGKTVPGWYSVTAPPTIVRGVAVVGAQVKDGQAEDAPSGVVRGYDAVTGKLAWAWDMGHPDRVGAPPEGDTYTRGTPNMWTVAAADPELGYVYLPLGNSAVDYYGGNRKDFENEFNSSIVAIDVTTGKPVWHFQTVHYDLWDYDLGSQPTLVDLPTEKGTVPAIVVPSKQGQIYVLDRKTGKPLFPVEERSVPIGGVEPDKLAKTQPYSGYAHLDQPELTEKDMWGMSPLDQLYCRIQFRQAAYKGEYTPPTADRPFIEYPGYNGGSDWGSVAVDPKSGILIANYNDMPNYNQLIPRAEADKMGLKPIDQGKMSEAVADKGDPQAGSPYAIHVNAGWRLPTGLLCSEPPYGHIRAIELKSGKTLWDKPLGSAVNNGPWGIPSMLPLTIGTPNNGGPLVTAGGLIFVAATTDDKLRAIDIKTGNVVWQADLPAGGQTTPMTYEVNGRQYIVIAPGGHHFMETKVGDQVIAYALPKS, from the coding sequence ATGGCAGACCAGACCCGCACCGAGACTTCACCTAACGGCGGCGTCGCTTACTGGTGGACCATGTTCGTCGGCGCGCTGCTGGTCCTGCTTGGGGTGCTGATCGGCGCAGGCGGCGCGTGGCTGATCGCGCTCGGCGGTTCGTGGTACTATCTGCCCGCAGGTGTCGCACTGCTGGTGTGCGGCATATTTCTGCTTCGCCGCAACATCGCAGGCGTGTGGCTTTACGTGCTGACCTGGGTCGCAACGCTGATCTGGGCCTATTGGGAAGTCGGCATGGACGGCTGGGGCCTCATGCCCCGCACGCTGGCGCCGACCGTCATTCTGGTCTTCGTGCTCCTCACGCTGCCCCTATTCGGAGAGGGCAGTAAGCGGCGTTACGCCAACGGCGCGTATGCAGCGGCTTCGATCGCCGTTCTGGTTCTTGCCGGCGCGGCAGGCCTGGATCATTTCACCACGCAGGCGCAATCCCAGGAGGCCGCACCAGCTCAGCCGGCTGCCTCGGCAGCGCCTGTTGCACCCGCGGTTCCGACCCAGCCGACGCAGGCGGACGCAATGAAAGCTGCCGACACCGCCATCCACAAACCCGGCGATGACTGGCCGGTCTACGGCGGTTCGGAACTGGCGCGGCGCTATTCGCCGCTCGAACAGATCACCGCCGACAATGTCTCGAAGCTGACAAAGGTGTGGACCTTCCACACCGGCGACATGCCCGATGCGGCGGCGAAGGACGAATACTCGCCCGAAAACACGCCGCTGGAGATCGGCGGCCATCTGTTCGCCTGTTCGGCCAAGGGTATCGTCATGTCCGTAGACGCGGCGACCGGCAAGGAAGAATGGCGCTACGACCCCAAGGTATCCGACGACGCCATTCCTTACGGCGCCACCTGCCGGGGCGTTGCCTACTACGCCGTTCCCGATGCTTCCGCCGAGCAACCCTGCGGGAGACGCATTGAATGGGGAACGCTCGATGCCAGGCTGATCGCCGTCGACGCCAGGACGGGCAAGCTCTGCGAGGATTTCGGCGACCGTGGCGTGGTTGATCTCAATCAAGGCATCGGCAAGACGGTGCCGGGCTGGTATTCGGTAACGGCGCCGCCCACCATCGTGCGCGGCGTGGCGGTCGTGGGCGCGCAGGTGAAGGACGGCCAGGCCGAGGATGCGCCATCGGGCGTGGTACGTGGCTATGACGCCGTCACCGGAAAGCTCGCCTGGGCGTGGGACATGGGCCATCCCGACCGCGTCGGCGCACCGCCTGAGGGCGATACCTATACGCGCGGCACGCCGAACATGTGGACCGTTGCAGCGGCCGATCCGGAACTCGGTTATGTCTACCTGCCGCTCGGCAATTCCGCGGTGGACTACTATGGCGGCAACCGGAAGGATTTCGAAAACGAATTCAATTCCTCGATCGTCGCGATCGACGTCACCACCGGCAAGCCGGTCTGGCACTTCCAGACGGTGCATTATGACCTGTGGGACTACGATCTCGGCTCACAGCCCACGCTTGTCGACCTGCCGACCGAGAAAGGCACGGTGCCTGCGATTGTGGTGCCCAGCAAGCAAGGCCAGATTTACGTGCTGGACCGCAAGACGGGCAAGCCGCTGTTCCCGGTAGAAGAGCGTTCCGTGCCGATCGGCGGCGTCGAGCCGGACAAACTGGCCAAGACTCAGCCCTATTCGGGTTATGCCCATCTCGACCAGCCGGAGCTGACCGAGAAGGACATGTGGGGCATGAGCCCGCTCGACCAGCTCTATTGCCGCATCCAGTTCCGCCAGGCCGCCTACAAGGGAGAATACACGCCGCCGACTGCGGACAGGCCATTCATCGAGTATCCTGGATACAATGGCGGATCGGACTGGGGCAGCGTCGCCGTCGACCCGAAAAGCGGTATCCTGATAGCCAACTACAACGACATGCCGAACTACAACCAACTCATCCCGCGGGCCGAGGCCGACAAGATGGGGCTGAAGCCCATAGACCAGGGCAAGATGTCGGAGGCGGTGGCCGACAAGGGCGATCCACAGGCCGGCTCACCCTACGCGATCCACGTCAACGCGGGCTGGCGGCTGCCGACCGGACTGCTCTGTTCGGAGCCTCCGTATGGCCATATCCGTGCCATCGAACTGAAATCCGGCAAGACATTGTGGGACAAGCCGCTCGGCAGCGCCGTCAACAACGGACCCTGGGGCATACCGTCCATGCTGCCGCTCACCATCGGCACCCCGAACAATGGCGGCCCCCTCGTGACCGCCGGTGGTTTGATCTTCGTTGCCGCAACGACGGACGACAAGCTGCGCGCCATCGACATCAAGACTGGCAACGTGGTGTGGCAGGCTGACCTGCCAGCCGGCGGCCAGACCACGCCGATGACTTATGAGGTGAACGGCAGGCAGTACATCGTCATCGCGCCCGGCGGACACCATTTCATGGAAACGAAGGTCGGCGACCAGGTCATCGCCTATGCGCTGCCGAAAAGCTGA
- a CDS encoding SDR family oxidoreductase: protein MQHESETAEETRKQKSIQRGIDAKDQSKTRGKAKGAMQAGARRYPEPPFPEQHQAKPGHETKVDPAPLYESPYYLGSKKLDGRVAIVTGGDSGIGRAVAVLFAREGADVAVVYLAEDKDAETTKAAVEKEGRRCILVKADVSERPHCRRAVKETLDKLGRLDVLVNNSAFQYHAKDFGDITEEHFDTTLKTNLYGYFHMAQEAVPHMKPGSAIVNTGSVTGIEGSKALVDYSMTKGGIHAFTRALSGSLIDKGIRVNAVAPGPVWTPLNPSDKEAQDVAKFGGDTPMKRPAQPEEIAPAYVFLASPQCSSYITGEILPVIGGY from the coding sequence ATGCAGCACGAATCCGAAACCGCAGAAGAAACCCGCAAGCAGAAGTCGATCCAGCGCGGAATAGACGCCAAGGACCAGTCGAAGACGCGGGGAAAGGCGAAAGGCGCGATGCAGGCGGGTGCACGCCGTTATCCCGAGCCGCCGTTTCCAGAGCAGCACCAGGCGAAGCCGGGGCACGAAACCAAGGTGGATCCCGCGCCGCTTTACGAATCGCCGTACTACCTCGGCTCCAAGAAGCTGGACGGCAGGGTAGCGATCGTCACCGGCGGCGATTCCGGTATTGGGCGTGCGGTGGCTGTGCTGTTCGCCCGGGAAGGCGCCGATGTCGCGGTCGTCTACCTGGCGGAAGACAAGGATGCCGAAACCACGAAGGCCGCGGTCGAAAAGGAAGGCCGCCGCTGCATCCTCGTCAAGGCGGACGTCAGCGAGCGCCCGCATTGTCGCCGCGCTGTGAAAGAGACGCTCGACAAACTGGGCAGGTTGGACGTGCTGGTGAACAACTCCGCCTTCCAATACCATGCCAAAGATTTCGGCGACATCACCGAAGAGCATTTCGACACGACGCTGAAGACCAATCTGTACGGCTATTTCCACATGGCGCAGGAGGCCGTGCCGCACATGAAACCTGGATCGGCCATCGTCAACACTGGCTCCGTTACGGGCATCGAAGGTTCCAAAGCCCTGGTCGACTATTCCATGACGAAGGGCGGTATCCATGCCTTCACGCGCGCGCTGTCGGGAAGCTTGATCGACAAGGGCATCCGCGTAAATGCCGTGGCGCCGGGGCCAGTCTGGACACCGTTGAACCCGTCGGACAAGGAAGCGCAGGATGTCGCGAAATTCGGCGGCGACACGCCGATGAAGCGGCCGGCTCAACCCGAGGAGATTGCTCCGGCATATGTATTCCTCGCCTCGCCACAGTGCTCAAGCTATATCACCGGCGAAATTCTTCCCGTAATCGGCGGCTACTGA
- a CDS encoding DUF6894 family protein has product MPRYYFDAYDQSDLTRDEEGIHCDLRSEIQERAIDALPDMARDALPNGPNHDFRIQVRDESDRVVFRATLTLTSEWFEGGPAR; this is encoded by the coding sequence ATGCCCCGGTACTATTTCGATGCCTACGATCAGAGTGATTTGACCCGCGACGAAGAAGGGATTCATTGCGATTTGAGGTCGGAGATACAGGAAAGGGCGATCGACGCTCTCCCGGACATGGCGCGGGATGCGCTTCCGAACGGCCCGAACCACGATTTCCGTATTCAGGTGCGCGACGAAAGCGACCGGGTCGTGTTTCGGGCGACGCTTACCCTGACGTCCGAGTGGTTCGAGGGAGGCCCGGCCCGATAG
- a CDS encoding Crp/Fnr family transcriptional regulator — MDEFEPAVSPDLLPFVRALSKRDRLSVAEITLLNSLPFRKVAFVPGAEIIAEDSRPGESCMVMRGFAARSHYLRNGGRQITALHVPGDFVDLHAYLLKVMDHGVAAINSCEVGFTSYDSIRRATEQSPHLGRLFWLSTVIDGAVQRAWITCMGRLSTKQRIAHFLCELYLRLEAAGIASDNRYALPLTQTQLGDLLGLSVVHINRKLQELRSTRLVDWKGGMVFINDFDALAELAEFDPTYLSLRIEPR; from the coding sequence ATGGACGAGTTTGAACCGGCTGTTTCTCCCGATTTGCTGCCGTTTGTGCGAGCTTTGAGCAAAAGAGATCGATTGTCGGTGGCGGAAATCACGCTGCTGAACTCACTTCCATTCCGGAAAGTCGCCTTCGTTCCAGGTGCGGAAATCATCGCTGAGGATTCGCGGCCAGGGGAAAGCTGCATGGTCATGCGCGGGTTCGCGGCGCGTAGCCACTATTTGCGAAACGGAGGTCGCCAGATCACCGCGCTGCATGTGCCAGGGGACTTTGTCGATCTCCACGCCTATCTTCTCAAGGTCATGGATCACGGTGTCGCAGCGATCAATTCCTGTGAAGTCGGGTTCACTTCATACGATTCGATCCGCCGCGCCACCGAACAGAGTCCCCATCTCGGCCGTCTTTTTTGGCTCTCGACGGTGATCGACGGCGCGGTCCAAAGAGCTTGGATAACCTGTATGGGGCGCCTGTCGACTAAACAGCGGATCGCCCATTTCCTCTGCGAACTGTATCTCCGACTGGAGGCTGCGGGCATCGCGTCCGACAATCGATACGCGTTGCCGCTGACTCAGACGCAGCTTGGCGACCTCCTGGGCTTGTCCGTCGTGCACATCAACCGCAAACTGCAGGAACTTCGGTCGACCCGCCTTGTCGATTGGAAAGGCGGGATGGTCTTCATCAACGATTTCGACGCTCTCGCCGAGTTGGCCGAATTCGACCCGACCTATCTCAGCCTGCGCATCGAACCTCGCTGA
- a CDS encoding response regulator, whose translation MFRPQASPRYTSPAAQVRATIDFGMAISEVGSTSDNNEFANFERLVFLVSGRAKISRRLKIVWNQQSVRAFMAVKGDFILNEQTIAILVVDDEPLLRIFAVDFLTDAGFMVYEASNADEALEVLGSRPDIFAVFTDIQMPGTLDGIGLARRIKKTWPGIFVIVTSGQQVAESGELSDDVPFLTKPYLPETVAAMIRQKLSPQIVHAPVSE comes from the coding sequence TTGTTCCGTCCTCAGGCGAGCCCGCGCTATACGTCTCCTGCAGCGCAGGTTCGCGCCACCATCGACTTCGGCATGGCAATATCGGAAGTAGGGTCGACCTCGGATAACAACGAATTTGCGAATTTCGAGCGTCTTGTCTTTCTTGTTTCCGGGCGAGCTAAAATCTCTCGGCGGCTTAAGATTGTTTGGAACCAACAATCCGTGCGGGCGTTCATGGCGGTTAAGGGGGACTTTATTTTGAACGAACAAACTATCGCAATCCTCGTCGTGGACGACGAGCCGCTGCTGCGGATATTCGCAGTCGATTTCCTGACCGACGCCGGGTTCATGGTCTACGAGGCCAGCAATGCCGACGAGGCATTGGAAGTGCTAGGCTCCCGTCCCGACATCTTCGCCGTCTTCACCGACATTCAAATGCCCGGCACCCTGGACGGAATTGGCCTGGCGCGGCGAATCAAGAAAACCTGGCCTGGGATTTTCGTCATCGTCACCTCTGGCCAACAGGTGGCGGAGAGCGGCGAGCTTTCCGACGACGTGCCGTTCCTCACCAAGCCCTATCTGCCCGAAACGGTAGCCGCCATGATCCGGCAAAAGCTTAGCCCGCAAATTGTCCACGCTCCCGTATCCGAATAG
- a CDS encoding response regulator, whose amino-acid sequence MSVRSTDFSKRTLGLDPPVALGLAAALVFFLISGAVAYFNLQTLREGNQSITYSHDVIVALDELLSMAQDAETGQRGFLLTNDERYLDPYEAALRAIPPKLDEIQQLTLDSPTQQARVAQLRMHVEAKLAELKETIDVRRSQGLEPALAIVNSDRGKAEMDAIRSQLSAMADEVERLRAQRLADMDSSQKTALATSFLSGLLGILLTGAIALLMRRATLGRRREEWLQSGQVGLATAMMGDQPVERLGNSILEFLAGYAGGVAGALFVGDGEVFRRTATYGVPEGANVLTKFKLREGLLGQAAAERRSILVGEVPEGYLAFGSALGHDRPRHLALLPAGVDDTVNSVVELGFLRPADERVNALLEAASGAIGLAVRSAKYRDELQNLLEETQRQSEELQTQSEELRVSNEELEEQGRALKDSQARLEQQQVELEQTNSQLEEQAQQLETQRDHLERVNASVQLKARELEQASRYKSDFLANMSHELRTPLNSSLILAKLLADNPDDNLTAEQVKYAQTIQSSGNDLLNLINDILDLSKIEAGHVEIRPEPVAVERLADNLRQLFQPVAADRALEFRIDVSKETPPTIETDPQRLEQVLKNLLSNAFKFTEAGEVKLSIGRGADGRIAFAVSDTGVGIAKEQQLLVFEAFHQADGTISRRYGGTGLGLSISRQLVRLLGGTIDLVSQPGRGSTFTVLVPAVYDPSKIPSREFQASGMVGETSHGEQPRVAPIMPSHKLDDDRGSPPDERRILLVVEDDDTFAAILRDLSREMGFRSLVAATAEEALDLAKAFMPSAIVLDVGLPDESGLSVLDRLKRDVKTRHIPIHVVSADDHAETAFSLGAVGYEIKPVKREQLVDVLQKLEARLSQRMHRVLIVEDDQVQREAVAKLLSSHDVETVTAGTAAECLELLQGETFDCMVLDLSLPDASGYSLLETLSQESAYSFPPVIVYTGRELALDDEQRLRRYSKSIIIKGAKSPERLLDEVSLFLHQVISELPDEQQRMIRKARHRDALLEGRRILVVEDDVRNVYALTNILEPRGAIVEIARNGKEALNALEKARSNPEAAIELVLMDVMMPVMDGLTATSEIRKNPDWKKLPIIALTAKAMPDDQKRCIDAGANDYMAKPLDVEKLLSLVRVWMPK is encoded by the coding sequence ATGTCCGTCCGCTCGACCGATTTCTCCAAACGGACCCTCGGCCTGGACCCGCCAGTCGCGTTGGGTCTGGCGGCTGCTCTGGTTTTTTTCCTGATCAGCGGCGCGGTCGCCTATTTCAATCTGCAGACGCTGCGCGAGGGAAACCAAAGCATCACCTATTCGCACGACGTGATCGTCGCTCTCGATGAACTGCTGTCGATGGCGCAGGACGCCGAAACGGGACAACGCGGCTTTCTGCTCACGAACGACGAACGATATCTAGACCCCTACGAGGCCGCCCTTCGGGCCATTCCGCCAAAGCTCGACGAAATTCAACAGCTCACCTTGGATAGTCCGACGCAGCAGGCAAGGGTGGCCCAGCTACGCATGCATGTGGAAGCCAAGCTCGCCGAACTCAAGGAAACGATAGACGTTCGACGCAGTCAGGGGCTCGAGCCTGCGTTGGCGATCGTCAATTCGGATCGCGGCAAGGCGGAGATGGACGCGATTCGCAGCCAGCTCTCCGCGATGGCGGACGAGGTCGAGCGGCTTCGGGCTCAGCGGCTTGCCGACATGGACAGCTCCCAGAAGACCGCCCTCGCTACCAGTTTCCTTTCCGGGCTGCTCGGCATTCTGCTGACGGGCGCTATCGCGTTGCTGATGCGCCGGGCGACGCTGGGGCGTCGTCGCGAGGAGTGGCTGCAGTCGGGCCAGGTTGGCTTGGCAACAGCCATGATGGGCGACCAGCCTGTCGAACGGCTCGGCAACAGCATACTCGAATTCCTGGCGGGTTACGCGGGCGGCGTGGCGGGAGCGCTTTTCGTCGGCGACGGAGAGGTCTTTCGGCGCACGGCGACCTATGGCGTTCCCGAAGGCGCGAATGTTCTCACGAAGTTCAAGCTCAGGGAGGGTCTCCTGGGGCAAGCCGCGGCGGAGCGTCGTTCCATCCTCGTCGGCGAGGTTCCGGAAGGCTATCTCGCCTTCGGTTCGGCTCTGGGGCATGACAGACCGCGGCATCTGGCACTTCTTCCAGCAGGCGTCGACGACACCGTCAACTCGGTCGTCGAACTCGGTTTCCTTCGTCCCGCCGACGAGAGAGTGAACGCGCTGCTAGAGGCTGCGTCCGGAGCCATCGGCCTTGCGGTCCGGTCGGCCAAGTATCGGGATGAGCTCCAGAACCTGCTTGAGGAAACGCAACGCCAGTCCGAGGAGCTGCAGACGCAGAGCGAAGAACTGCGCGTCTCCAATGAGGAACTGGAAGAACAGGGTCGGGCGCTCAAAGATTCGCAGGCCCGGCTTGAGCAGCAGCAGGTCGAATTGGAGCAGACGAACTCGCAGCTCGAGGAGCAGGCGCAGCAGCTGGAAACACAACGCGACCATCTGGAGCGGGTGAACGCCTCGGTTCAGCTGAAGGCGCGCGAGCTTGAACAGGCCAGCCGTTATAAGTCGGACTTCCTAGCGAACATGTCGCACGAGCTTCGAACGCCGCTCAATTCGTCCCTCATTCTCGCTAAGCTCCTTGCCGACAACCCCGACGACAACCTCACCGCCGAGCAGGTCAAATACGCGCAGACGATTCAGTCCTCCGGCAACGACCTGCTGAACCTGATCAACGACATTCTCGACCTTTCCAAGATTGAGGCCGGCCACGTCGAGATCCGGCCGGAGCCGGTCGCGGTCGAGCGGCTGGCCGACAATCTCAGGCAGCTCTTTCAGCCTGTCGCCGCCGACAGGGCGTTGGAATTCCGGATAGACGTCTCGAAGGAAACTCCGCCGACTATCGAAACGGACCCCCAACGCCTCGAACAGGTTCTCAAGAACCTGTTGTCGAACGCCTTCAAGTTCACTGAAGCCGGAGAGGTGAAACTGTCGATCGGCCGAGGCGCCGACGGCCGGATCGCCTTCGCGGTGTCCGACACGGGCGTCGGCATCGCCAAGGAACAGCAGCTACTGGTCTTCGAGGCGTTCCACCAGGCCGACGGCACGATCAGCCGCAGATACGGCGGCACCGGACTGGGCCTCTCGATCTCACGGCAGCTCGTCCGACTTCTGGGCGGCACGATCGACCTGGTAAGCCAGCCGGGCCGGGGCAGCACGTTCACCGTCCTCGTCCCCGCGGTTTACGACCCATCCAAGATTCCGTCGCGTGAGTTTCAAGCCTCTGGGATGGTCGGGGAGACCTCGCACGGAGAACAGCCGCGCGTTGCACCGATCATGCCTTCCCACAAGCTGGATGACGACCGAGGCTCGCCCCCAGACGAAAGACGCATTCTGCTCGTTGTCGAGGATGACGACACTTTCGCGGCCATCCTTCGCGATCTGTCGCGCGAAATGGGTTTCCGGTCCCTGGTTGCCGCGACGGCGGAAGAGGCTTTGGACCTTGCCAAGGCATTCATGCCTAGTGCGATCGTTCTCGATGTCGGCCTGCCTGACGAGTCGGGGCTTTCAGTGCTCGACCGACTGAAGCGCGATGTCAAGACACGTCATATTCCTATTCATGTCGTCTCCGCCGACGACCATGCCGAGACGGCGTTTTCGCTGGGCGCTGTCGGATACGAGATCAAGCCGGTCAAGCGCGAACAGCTGGTCGATGTCTTGCAGAAGCTGGAGGCCCGGCTGTCGCAGCGCATGCACCGGGTCCTCATCGTCGAGGACGACCAAGTGCAGCGAGAGGCAGTTGCGAAACTGCTGTCGTCCCACGACGTCGAAACAGTAACCGCCGGCACCGCCGCGGAGTGCCTCGAGCTGCTCCAGGGGGAAACGTTCGACTGCATGGTGCTCGACCTGTCCCTGCCGGACGCGTCGGGCTATTCGTTGCTCGAGACGCTCAGTCAGGAAAGCGCCTACTCTTTTCCGCCCGTGATCGTCTATACGGGCCGGGAGCTTGCCCTTGACGACGAGCAGCGCCTGCGTCGGTATTCGAAATCGATCATCATCAAGGGGGCGAAATCGCCCGAGCGGCTCCTCGACGAAGTCAGCCTGTTCCTCCACCAGGTGATATCCGAACTGCCCGACGAACAGCAGAGGATGATCCGCAAGGCACGGCACAGGGACGCGCTGCTGGAGGGACGACGCATTCTGGTTGTCGAAGACGACGTCCGCAACGTCTACGCCCTGACCAACATTCTAGAGCCGCGGGGCGCGATCGTCGAGATCGCCCGCAACGGGAAAGAAGCCCTGAACGCTCTCGAGAAGGCTCGAAGCAACCCTGAGGCAGCCATCGAGCTTGTCCTCATGGACGTGATGATGCCCGTGATGGACGGGCTGACGGCTACGAGCGAAATCCGCAAAAACCCCGATTGGAAGAAACTGCCGATCATCGCCCTGACCGCCAAGGCGATGCCCGACGACCAGAAGCGATGCATCGACGCCGGCGCAAACGACTACATGGCCAAGCCGCTCGACGTCGAGAAACTGCTGTCCCTCGTACGCGTCTGGATGCCGAAGTGA
- a CDS encoding CheR family methyltransferase has product MTETHSAEKVEDIEIRLLLEALYITYHYDFRNYSMASIKRRLRQAREQLGFANFSALQERVMHEPEMLPRLLRYLTVQVSEMFRDPSYFCALREKVVPHLKTYPSLKVWIAGCSGGEELYSLVILFREEGLEERTIFYATDINQEALHAAERGIFALDRVRLFTENHRKSGGRSSLSDYYQAAYGRVSFDKSLRRNVVFSDHSLVTDAVFAEMHLISCRNVLIYFNRDLQDRAVGLFKDSLARKGFLGLGAKESLRFSQYAGSFDEFVREEKIYQKRGA; this is encoded by the coding sequence GTGACGGAAACCCATTCAGCCGAAAAGGTCGAGGATATCGAGATCCGGCTTCTGCTGGAGGCGCTTTACATCACGTACCACTACGATTTCCGCAACTATTCCATGGCATCGATCAAGCGGCGGCTGCGTCAGGCGCGCGAGCAGCTGGGATTTGCGAACTTCTCCGCATTGCAGGAACGCGTGATGCACGAGCCGGAGATGCTGCCGCGGCTTCTGCGCTACCTGACGGTTCAGGTCAGCGAGATGTTTCGCGATCCGAGCTATTTCTGCGCCTTGCGCGAAAAGGTCGTCCCGCACCTGAAGACCTATCCCTCGCTCAAGGTCTGGATCGCCGGATGCAGCGGCGGCGAAGAGCTGTACTCGCTCGTCATCCTTTTCCGTGAGGAGGGACTGGAAGAGCGAACCATCTTCTACGCCACCGACATAAATCAGGAGGCGCTGCACGCCGCGGAGAGGGGGATCTTCGCGCTCGACCGCGTCCGGCTGTTCACGGAGAACCACCGCAAGTCCGGCGGCAGGTCGTCTCTGTCCGACTACTATCAGGCCGCCTACGGCAGGGTATCTTTCGACAAGAGCCTGCGTCGGAACGTGGTTTTTTCCGACCACAGCCTGGTGACGGACGCCGTCTTTGCCGAAATGCACCTGATATCCTGTCGCAACGTCCTCATCTATTTTAACCGGGACCTGCAGGACCGTGCGGTCGGCCTGTTCAAGGACTCTCTCGCCCGCAAGGGGTTCTTGGGGCTTGGGGCCAAGGAGAGTCTGCGCTTCTCGCAATACGCCGGATCCTTCGACGAGTTCGTTCGGGAAGAGAAAATCTATCAGAAGCGGGGCGCATGA
- a CDS encoding chemotaxis protein CheB: MTAQAEAVVIGASAGALEALSAILPALSTEFRLPVMVVVHVPSDRRSVLAELFRAKCKVQVREADDKEPIVGGTVYFAPADYHLLVEPDKSLSLSSDEPVLFSRPSIDVLFESAADAYGPALIAIVLTGANEDGAKGMRAVLELGGVALVQRPDHAFARAMPEAAIRLCPGAQVMALAEIAAHLQKV, encoded by the coding sequence ATGACGGCTCAAGCCGAGGCAGTGGTGATCGGTGCGTCCGCGGGAGCGCTGGAAGCGCTTTCCGCCATCCTTCCCGCGCTTTCTACGGAGTTCAGGCTCCCCGTCATGGTGGTCGTACACGTGCCTTCCGACAGGCGAAGCGTCCTGGCGGAGCTGTTTAGGGCGAAATGTAAGGTTCAGGTCCGGGAGGCGGACGACAAGGAGCCGATCGTCGGAGGGACGGTATATTTCGCCCCGGCGGACTATCATCTTCTTGTCGAGCCGGACAAAAGCCTGTCGCTTTCAAGCGACGAGCCTGTGCTCTTCTCCCGGCCTTCGATAGACGTCCTGTTCGAAAGCGCGGCCGATGCTTACGGCCCGGCGCTGATCGCGATCGTCCTCACAGGGGCCAACGAGGACGGCGCGAAGGGTATGCGGGCCGTCCTCGAACTGGGCGGCGTGGCGCTGGTTCAGCGTCCGGACCATGCTTTCGCACGCGCAATGCCTGAAGCGGCAATCCGTCTGTGTCCCGGGGCCCAAGTGATGGCTCTCGCGGAAATCGCCGCGCACTTGCAGAAGGTTTGA